Part of the Planctomycetota bacterium genome, CGCCTCGGCGAGGTCGACCCGAACTTCGACACCTTCAAGGAGCAAGTCCGCACCAAGGTGCTCGACCAGATCACTGCTGAGCGCCTCGACGAGATGGTGAAGTTCATCGCCGATCAGGCCCAGCTCTCCACGCGGACTCTTCCCAAGGACGGCATCTACGCCAAGCTGCCCGAGGACTGGCGGAATCTTCCCGGGCTCCCGGCCCTCGCGACCGACCTGGCCAAGCAGTTCAACGTGACCGCCCCCAAGGTCGAGACTGTCGGACCGACCGTGCTCTCCGATCTCTCCAAGGTCGCCGGACTCGGCAGCGCCGCCAGCGACCGCTTCGGCGCCCAGCCCATGCCCATCGGCACCCTGGTCTCGATGACCAAGGAATTGAAGCCTGCCGAGTCTCGCGCCGTCCTGCAGGTCGGCGTCATCGGTCCCCCGCTGCGAGCACCGGATCTGTCGCGCCCTCCGCGCACCGACGCCAACCCCGCCTCACCCAGCCGCGAGCCGCTGACCACCGACCTCTACGCTTTCCGCGTGCTCCAGGCCTCGCCCGCGCATTCCGCGGTGAACGCCCAGGAAGCCGGCGCTAAGGCCGTCGAAGACGAGCAGAAGCTCCTCCGCTTCGCGGCGCTGGAAAGCCAGCTCGCCTCGATCGAGGCCAAGGCCAAGGAGAAGGGACTTGAGGCGCTCGCCCAGGAATACAACACCAAAGTCGAGTTCGCCCCGCAGATCCGCGGCGCCGACATGAAGTTCGTGCAGTATGGCCTGAAGATGCCGACCGCCATTCCCGGCCTGGGCGAGGACGCTTCCGTGGTGAACGAAATCGTCAGGCGCTCATTGGCCATTCCCGAGGCCCAGTTCGCCACCACGCCGGATGCCGCGCGGACCTTCGTGGTCGCCTCCCCCGACAAGCTCGCCCTGGTTGCGGTTCACGTCCGCGATGTGCTGCCCATGTACGCCGAGGATTTCAACAGCCTGGCGGGCAACCAGCGCTTCCGCAACGCCATGCTCAGCGAAAGCAGCCAGATCAAGGTGCCCGAGGAGTTTTCCTTCGAGGCCCTGGCCGCACGGAACAAGTTCAAGGCGACCAAGGAGCAAACCGCTCCGGTCGACCTGAGCCCGCCTGCGCCCCCCTTCTGATTCGGGTTCGTGCATCGGCCGAGACGGATCGTCCGTGATTTCGAGTTTCTTTAACTGACTTTCGAGCCCGCCTTGACGGGCTTGTCCACGCACAGCAGGACCACATCGCGCTCATCCGGCCCCGGCTTTCCATCCGCGCCGGCGGCAGGCTCGCTCTTCAGGTCGCTGGCCGCGAGGATCATTCCCGCGCTGACCTCGCCGCGGAGCATGCGCGGCTCGAGATTGGCGACGATGACCACCTGCTTGCCCACCAGGGACGCCGGGTCATACCACGCCTTCACACCGGCGCAGACCTGCCGACCCTCGGGGGTCCCATCATCCAGTCGCAGCTTGAGCAGCTTGTCCGCGTTGGGATGCGCCTCCGCCGCCAGCACGGTGGCGACGCGCAGGTCGATCTTGGAGAAGAGGTCGTAGGCGATGGCGGGCAGCGGCTCGGTCATGATGGATCCTTCCATGCGGTGTCCTCAAACGGGGTTCAGGGTCTTGTAGGCGGTCACGGCGTCGAAATCGCGGTCGCTGAGCATGCCGCCGTCGCTGCGCAGGGCGACGCTCTCGTCGCGGCGGCGGCTGCGCTCGCAGCGCGGCGCGTCGCGCAGATCGATCACTTCCACCGCGGCGGCCTTGGGATCGAAACGGGCGCGGGAGACGCCGCAGAGATCAGCGAAATCCGCGGCGAAGCGGCCGAGGGTTCCCTCGCGGTCGGGCACGACCAGCCCCGCGTCCATCGCGTTCTCCACGCCGCGGGCCTTGGCCTCCTCCAGCGCCTTCAGGGCGGCGGACCGCGCCTCCATCGCCTGGCTCCAGCCGGCGTGCGCCTGGAACGACAGGCCCAGATGGGTCTGCTCGTGCACCGTCGCGTCGCCGGGGTGCAGCGTCCGGTAGATCTCGTCCGCGGTGTGCGGCAGGATCGGCGCCAGGAGCCGGCACAACACCTCGGCGCAGGCTCGCATGACCACCTGCGAGCGGCGGCGGCGCGGCGAATCGGGCCGGTCGCAGTAGAGGCGGTCTTTCACGGCGACGCAGTAGCTGGAGGACATCGCGTCATTGCAGAAGGCGAAGAGGGCCAGATGCGCCGCGCGGAAATCGAATCGCTGATAGGCGTCGCGCACCTCGCGCTCCAGCCGCGAGGTCTCGCCCAGCGCCCAGCCGTCGATCGACTCGGGCTCGACCTGCTTCAACTGCGTCCGCCATTCCGTGTCCGCGGGCAGATCGCCCAGGTTGCTCAGCAGGAAGCGCACCGTGTTGCGGATCTTGCGGTAGGCCTCGCCCGCGGTCCGCAGGTGCTCGAGGTCCATGCGGACATCCCCCTCGTAGGCGATCCCGCTGACCCACCAGCGGCAGACATCGGCACCGAACTCCTTCACGATGGCCTCGACCTCGATGGTGTTGCCCAGGCTCTTGCTCATCTTCTTTCCATCCTTGTCAACCACGAAGCCGTGGGTCACCAGGCGGCGGAAGGGAGGCTGCCCCCGCGCGGCCAGCGCCAGCAGCAGAGAGAGCTGGAACCAGCCGCGATGCTGGTCGCTGCCCTCCAGGTAGAGCTCGGCCGGAAATCCCAGGCCGCGCTCCTCGAGGACGGAGTGCCAGCTTGAGCCCGCCTCGAACCAGACGTCAAAGATGTCGAAGAGCTTCGCAAGCGCGGCGACCTTCAACGCCTTCGGCGCCTCCGGATCCTTCGACGGGTCGTAGTGCGCGAGCAGTTCCTGCGGAGCGAGCGTGAACCACGCGTCGGAGCCATGCTGGCGAATCGCCTTGGCCACCGCGCGGATCGAGGCGGGCGTCATGAAGAGAGATCCATCCTCAAGCTGGAACGCCGGGATCGGCAGGCCCCAGGAGCGCTGCCGGCTCAGGCACCAGTCCGGGCGCGAATCGACCATGCCGCGCAGGCGGTTGCGCCCCCACTCGGGAACGAACTCGATCTTGGACTCCACCGCCTCGGAGGCGAGTTCGCGGATCGTGCGCCCGGAATTCTTGGCTTTGCGGTCGACGCCGATGAACCACTGCTCGGTCGCCCGGAAGATCACCGGCGTCTTGCTGCGCCAATCGTGGGGATAGCTGTGCTTGAACATCACATGGTGAACCAGGTGACCGCTCTTGGTGAGATGTTCAAGAATGCTCTTGTTGGCTTCCCAGATCGAGACGCCGCGAAGCCACTCTGGAACCGTGTCGTCGTAGGTGCCGTTGTCGCGGACGGGGCAATAGGCATCGAGACCTTCCTTGCGGCCGGCACGCCAATCCTCCTCGCC contains:
- a CDS encoding methionine--tRNA ligase subunit beta; the encoded protein is MEGSIMTEPLPAIAYDLFSKIDLRVATVLAAEAHPNADKLLKLRLDDGTPEGRQVCAGVKAWYDPASLVGKQVVIVANLEPRMLRGEVSAGMILAASDLKSEPAAGADGKPGPDERDVVLLCVDKPVKAGSKVS
- the ileS gene encoding isoleucine--tRNA ligase, which gives rise to MPDYRDTLQLPATDFAMKANLSQSEPKTQQRYEASRLYERLDAARASAPIYRFHDGPPYANGPIHVGHMLNKVLKDLVVRTRLMEGMRCPYTPGWDCHGLPIEHRVMTELSKKGKMKELDALPADQRRMAIRRACGGDAGKFIQTQADGMKRLLTLADYAQPYRTMDPAYEGATLELFASLVEQGIVFRERKPVHWSIANRTALAEAELEYEEREDPSIWVDFEVADREAVGKAFGIELDATPSLMIWTTTPWTLPANLAIAVGGRYNYALVRIDGSETIIASDLLEKVSKAIGAEHVERLAETTGDRLVGLEYRHPFCERTGKVIAADHVTLEDGTGLVHTAPGHGEEDWRAGRKEGLDAYCPVRDNGTYDDTVPEWLRGVSIWEANKSILEHLTKSGHLVHHVMFKHSYPHDWRSKTPVIFRATEQWFIGVDRKAKNSGRTIRELASEAVESKIEFVPEWGRNRLRGMVDSRPDWCLSRQRSWGLPIPAFQLEDGSLFMTPASIRAVAKAIRQHGSDAWFTLAPQELLAHYDPSKDPEAPKALKVAALAKLFDIFDVWFEAGSSWHSVLEERGLGFPAELYLEGSDQHRGWFQLSLLLALAARGQPPFRRLVTHGFVVDKDGKKMSKSLGNTIEVEAIVKEFGADVCRWWVSGIAYEGDVRMDLEHLRTAGEAYRKIRNTVRFLLSNLGDLPADTEWRTQLKQVEPESIDGWALGETSRLEREVRDAYQRFDFRAAHLALFAFCNDAMSSSYCVAVKDRLYCDRPDSPRRRRSQVVMRACAEVLCRLLAPILPHTADEIYRTLHPGDATVHEQTHLGLSFQAHAGWSQAMEARSAALKALEEAKARGVENAMDAGLVVPDREGTLGRFAADFADLCGVSRARFDPKAAAVEVIDLRDAPRCERSRRRDESVALRSDGGMLSDRDFDAVTAYKTLNPV